CTTCTTCCCCAATTTAAGAACTGATTCTAAAGGAAAAGTAAGTTTCAACTTTACTTCTCCCGAAGCGCTTACAGCTTGGAAACTTCGTTTACTGGCTCATAACAAAGATGCCGTTTTAGGATATCTGGAAAGGAATGTTGTTACTCAAAAAGAATTAATGGTTGTGCCTAATTTTCCAAGATTCTTTAGAGAAAAAGACACCATTGTAATCAGTGCTAAAATTTCGAATGTTACCGCTGAAGCGAAAACGGGAATCGCAAACTTGCAGTTTTTTGATGCGACAACCATGCAGCCAATTGATGCTAAAATGCTCAATACAAAAAACATTAAAAATTTTACTATTTCAGCATACGGAAATACAACGGCAAATTGGATCATTACAATTCCTGAAGGCTTACAAGGTGTTCAATATCGAATCGTAGCAAAAGCAGGAAATTTTTCAGACGGAGAAGAAAATATTCTTCCTGTCTTGACGAATAATATGTTAGTTACAGAAAGTATTCCTATTTGGGTTCGCGAGAATTCTACTAAAGAATACACTTTTGAAAACCTAAAAAACAACAATTCTAATACTTTAAAAAATCATCAGTTTACTTTAGAATATACTTCAAACCCAACTTGGATTGCCATTCAATCACTTCCTTATTTAATGGAATACGAACACGAATGTGCCGAACAGACTTTTGCACGATATTATGCCAATGCATTGGCAACAGAAATCATTTCGAGTAATCCAAAAATTGCAACTGTTTTTGAAAATTGGAAAAAAAGCGGTAAACCAACTTCTAAGCTGGAAGAAAATGAAGAATTAAAATCGCTTATTCTGGCAGAAACTCCATGGCTGAATGATGCTCAATCTGAAGAGGAAAAGAAAAAGAATTTAGCCCTTTTGTTTGATTTAGAGAAAATGAAAAGTTCACAGGAAACTACTTTCGACAAATTAAAACAAAAACAAAAATCATCTGGTGGATTTTCTTGGTTTGACGGCGGTTATGAAAGCGAATATATTACAAGACATATTCTGGCTGGTTTGGGTCATTTAGAAAAACTGGGCAAAAACAATACAGCCAAAAGTGATGAAATTACTAAAACTGGAATTCCGTTTATAGATTCTAAATTTTTAGAATATTATAAAACCACAACCAAAAACCTGAAAAAGAACGAGAAATTAACTTGGTTTAATCCGTATTCTGATCTGCATTATTTGTATACGAGAAGTTTTTACTTAGAGAAATATCCGTTATCAGATACTTTGAAAAAAGCAACAAAACTATATTTAGAAACAGCTAAAAAAGATTGGCTGAATTATTCTCTGTACGAAAAAGGGTTAGCGGCTTTGACTTTGAATCGTTTTGGAGAAAAAGAAAGTGCTAAGAAAATCATCGAAAGTTTAAAAGAAACCGCATCTAACAACGAAAATTGGGGAATGTACTGGATTGCCAATAAATCTGGCTGGTATTGGTATCACGCGCCGATAGAAACTCAGGCTTTATTGATTGAGGCTTTCGCCGAAGTGACAAACGACACCAAATCGGTTGATGCAATGAAAGTCTGGTTATTAAAAAACAAACAAACCAAAAACTGGCCCACAACAAAATCAACCACCGAAGCCATTTATGCCTTATTAATGCAGGGAACCGACTGGCTTTCGGTAAAAGACAATACGGTCATCAAATTGGGAGATGAAAAAATAGTAGCCAGAAAACTGGCCGAAAACGAAAAAGAAGCCGAAACGGGTTACATCAAAATGACTTGGAAAGCCGAAGAAGTAAAGAAAGAAATGGCTTCGATCAAAATTCAAAACAAATCTAAAGTTCCCGGTTTTGGAGGTGTTTATTGGCAGTATTTTGAAGATTTGGATAAAATCAAAAATAACTCTGGAACGGCATTGTCTGTTTCAAAAGAATTGTATTTGAAGAAAAGCGCTTTAAAAGGCGATGAATTGGAAAAAATAACAGCTCAAAACACTTTAAAAACGGGCGATTTAATTACAGTTCGATTAATTATTACAGCCAAAGAAAATTCAGAATACATTCATTTAAAAGATATGCGAGCCTCTTGTTTTGAACCTGTAAATGTTCTTTCTGAATATCAATACAAAGATCGTTTAGGCTATTATATGAGTACAAAAGATGCAGCAACGCATTTCTTTTTTGACGAAATCAACAAAGGAACTTATGTTTTAGAATACGATATTCGAGTAAACAACAGCGGGGAATTCTCCAACGGAATTACCACAATCCAAAGTATGTATGCGCCAGAATTCGCAAGCCATACAAAAGGAATTCGAGTGAAAGTCCAATAAGTTTTTCCGCCACGACCCGAGCGATAGCGAACGGACGAAGTAATTCATGAATTATTTTTTGACAATCTTTGAAAATAAAATTCGTGAATTCGTGGCGGAAAAAAAATATAAAACCCTAACAACATCCTCGTATTTCAAAAATCAAGGAAATATAAAATGCTATTTGCTTTTGAACATAAATTAGTAATTTGTACGAAATTTATTTTTAATTAAAACCAACCTTTACGCCACAAAAATACCTCTGATATAAAAAGCTACTTTATGAAAAAGATTTTACTGTTATTTTTATTGGTTTCCACTACCGTTTTCGCACAGCAATTTGACAAAGAATGGAAAAAAGTCATGGCACTTGAAAACGTTGGAAGAATTAGATCTGCCAACAGAATTGTAGATCGCATTTACAAAAAAGCAGTTACTCAAAAAGATGAAGTACAAATGATAAAATGCTTTTTTCACACCTCAAAGTACCTTTATAATTTGGATGAAAATGCTAAAACCAAAACTTTAGCCAATCTAAAAAGGGATATAAACCGGGTTTCCGTCCCGTCAAAAGCACTTTTAAATCTGGTTTATGCGAAATTTTTGATTCATTACCGCGATTATGGCGATCCCGAAATAATGGTAGATAGTGCCGCTTCAGTAGTAGATTACGAAACTACTTCGGTAGACACGACTGCTTCTGCCCTAGATACGTCAGCGGAAGATTCAGATTCTTCTGAAACTGATTTTTATTCAGAAGAGGAGATTACGGAACTTTATAAAAAAACATTAGAAAATGCATCAATCTTAAAAAGTACGCCTTTAAGCAATTATGAAACCCTATTTTACTTTCATAAAAATTCAAAATTTAAAAAACAGAGTTTATTTGACTATTTATTAGAGGAGAATATTGCTTATTTTTCCTCTAAAATAGAACGCTGGGAAATTTCAGAAAATGAATTTGTCCCTTACACAGAATCGTTTTTTGGTAATTCTGAAGCTTTTATACAACTTAATCTCGATTTTATAACTGAAACAAACCTAAAAAATACTCTATTCTTATACCAACAGAAAGAAATTATCGATCCATCTTTAGAAAATCAGTTTGAACGAGTTAAATTCTGTCAGGAAACATTTTTAAACTTAGATGATCGTTTCGAAACTTACCTCGCTTTGATTGAAAAGAAAGCCGAAGAGAAACCACTTATCCAGAAAATTAAATTGGAACAGGTTTCAATCCTCGTGAAAAAGGCATCCAAAACAACTTATCCAGAAAACAATATTAAAGCACTCAATCTTATTGATGAGATTGTAAAAATCAATGAAAACTCATATCCTGCAAGCGATGCTTTGGAAAAAAAAGCACAGATTCTCTCCAAATCATTATCATTAGAACTTGAAGAATATATTTATCCGAATAAAAATACTAGAGCGTTAATATATTACCAAAATGTAGAGCGTTTTAAAATTTCCTTTTTTAAAATTAGTCTTTCGGAATTAAAAGAATTTAAAAAAGGTGAAAGACAAGACAGTTTATCTAAACTAATTACTGCTAAAAGGCCTCCAGTTGTTTCGCAAAATTATGATCTCCTAAATAAAAAAGATTATTTTGATTATACAACAGAAGTTTTACTGCCAAAACTAACTCTTGGAAATTATCTGATTTATGTAGAAAGCGATTCAGATTCAAAAGAAGAAAAAGCCTATGCAAGTGATATCATTTCAGTTTCCAATTTAATGGCACTTGCTTCTGAACAAAAAAATATCGAAAGCTATCAAGTTCTCGACAGAAAAACCGGTAAGCCTATTGAAAATGCAGTCGTAAAATTTAAAAATACTACAACAGAGACCAATGCAAAAGGCATTGCTACTTTTACAAAAATTTCAAATGATGACGATGATTTGTTTGTTGAGTTATCTAAAGATGGCGATTCTTTAATGGTGGAAAGAAATTATTATGTACAACATGTATCAGAATATAATCCTGATAACAGAACAGATGGTAAAATAGAGTTTTATTTAGACCGTGCTATTTATAGACCTGGTCAGACTGTTTTTTATAAAGGTATTGCTTTTCAAAAAAACAAAAACAAAAGCAGTATTGTGCCCAATGCAAGGTTTGAAGTCTCTGTTTATGATGTCAATAATCAAGTCATAAAAAAAATGGAAGTTACTGCTAACGAGTTTGGTTCGTTTTCGGGAGAATTTGCACTTCCTAAAAATGGACTGACTGGAAATTTCAGTATTTCGGCTCAAAAAGTTCACATTTCTTCAAACGAAGAGTCCAAACTCTTACCATGGTATAAAGTGGATTTTTATAACCAGAGAACTTCCTTTAGAGTAGAAGAATACAAACGTCCAAAATTTGAGGTTACTTTTGAACCTAAGAAAGAGTCTTTTAAACTCAATCAAGCTGTTAAAATTAAAGGAAACGCAAAAGCATTTGCTGGAAACTCCATTTCTGATGCTATCGTAAAATACAATGTAACCCGATATACCAGTTATTACCGAAATTATTATGGCCGTGAAGAGAAAGAAACTCTTGCTGTGGGAGAAACAAAAACGGATGCTTCAGGAAAATTTTCAATTGACTTTACAGCTCTTCCTTCAAAAAACAATAGAAAAGAGGAATTGCCCGTTTTCAATTATCAAATTGAGGCAACGGTTACAGACTTAAACGGAGAAACACATACTACGCAGACAATTGTAAAAGTTGGTTATCATGATTTGATTCTTAATGCATCTATTCCCTCAATTATAGAAACTAAAGACAAAAACGAAATAACATTATCAAGTACCAATCTGAACGGAGAATTTTTGACTGCCAAAGGCGAAGTAAAATTATATTTAGTAAGTACTTTTCCTAGTAAATTTAAACGCAGAATTTTTCAACAGCCAGATATAAAGGGTATTTCAGATGAAGATTTTGAAAAACTATTTCCTTATGAAATCAATAAAAATGAAGACGAAAATAAAATTGCAGAAGTTTTAGTATTCTCTAAAAAGGTAGACACGCAAAAAGACAAAAAAATTGTCTTAGATTTTATTTCCAACTATAAATCGGGAACTTATAAAATGGTCTTTTCAGCTAAAGATAGTTTCAATAATCCTATCGAAAATTCCTCTATATTTCAAATTAAACAAAGTGCCGAAAAATTTTATGCAGGCAGTTTACTAACAGTAAAAAAAGTCAATGATGACCCAAGAAAAGATGGCTTTGTACTAGTAAAAGTAACCTCTCCTATTCCTGATCTTTATATTATTGTGAGTGGCAATTACCAAAGCGGTGTTTTCTTTGAAGATATTTTTCATTTAGAAAACAATGAAACTGTAATTAAAATTCCGTTAAAGGATGAATTTGAAAACCAAATAAAATTAGGTTTTGAAAGTGTTTTCGAAAATTACAGTTATACACAAATGCTTGATGTCGCACTTAAAGAGCCAGAAGCAAAATTAGAATGGACTGTTGAAAGTTTTAGAAGTAAAATTGAACCCGGAAGTCCACAAAACTGGTCATTTAAATTAAATGGTGTTAATACAAAAATCGAAGCCGAAGTTTTAGCTTCGATGTATGACAGTTCTTTAGACCAATTCAGCATCAAAAATTGGCAGAACTTGAATATTTACCGTAACACTTACAACAGTATTAATTTTAAAACTGATTTAGGTTTAGCCAAAACCCACATGGAAGTAAATAATCTTAATGAATATGTTGGCGCTACTTATTTTGAGGATGAAGAAACACAATTAAACTGGTTTGGTTTTAATTTCAATTATAGCCATTTTGGTGATCTTGGGATGACTATAGTAGATATTAAAGATGGAAAAGTGGGAGCAGTAACTATTAAAGGAGATCCAGACGCTGTTTTAACTGTTGATGAACCTGTAGGAGCTGGGCCGGTAAATGCTATGGTGATTGAAGGAGGTGATGTTGTTCAAAGATCTCCTATCAAAGTTAGTCAAGTTAAATTCGTAAAGCCTGTTGTTGCTCACGCAAGTGAAACGACTGAAAATCCTGAATATTATTATCAAACAGATAAAATAAAATTTATTCCGGGTAAAAAAATCGTAAGCGGACTAACATCAATGGCCGTAAATACATCAACATTATATATCATTGATGGAGAAATCTTATCAGAAAGTGATTTCAACAAAATAAATCCTGAAGATGTTTTATCTATAGATTTTTTAACCGCTGATAAAGCTAAAGCTCTTTATGGAAGTAAAAGTGCAAACGGTGTTATTATTATCACCACAAAAAAAGCAATGGAATTGTTGACGCAGGTAAAAACTAGAAAAAATCTCTCCGAAACAGCATTCTTTTTTCCACATCTAAAAACAGATTCGACTGGAAATGTAAGTTTCAACTTCACATCACCTGAAGCTTTAACGGCTTGGAAACTTCGTTTAATGGCACATAACAAAGAGGCGGTTTCTGGTTATTTAGAAAAAAACATTGTTACTCAAAAGGAATTAATGGTTTCACCAAATTTCCCTAGATTCTTTAGAGAAAAAGATGCAATTACAATCAGTGCCAAAATCTCAAATCTTACCGCTGAAGCAAAAACCGGAATCGCAAGTTTACAGTTTTTTGATGCTGCGACTATGGAACCAATTGATGCCAAAATACTGAACTTAAAAAACATCAAAAACTTTACAATTCCGAGTTACGGAAACACAACGGCAAACTGGACAATTATAATTCCAGAAGGCTTACAAGGCATTCAATACAAAATCGTAGCAAAAGCAGGTAATTTCTCTGATGGAGAAGAAAATATTATTCCTGTTTTGACCAATAATATGCTGGTAACTGAAAGTATTCCGATTTGGGTTCGCGAGAATTCAACTAAAGAATATAAATTTGAGAATTTAAAAAACAATAATTCTACAACATTAAAAAATCATCAATTTACACTAGAATATACTTCTAACCCAACTTGGCTTGCGATTCAGTCAATTCCTTATTTAATGGAATACGAACATGAATGTGCCGAACAGACTTTTGCTCGTTATTATGCCAATGCTTTGGCTACAGAAATCATTTCAAGTAATCCGAAAATTGCGAATGTTTTTGAAACTTGGAGAAAAAAAGGAACTCCAAATTCAAAACTGGAAGAAAATGAAGAATTAAAATCACTTATTTTAGCAGAAACACCTTGGCTGAATGACGCGCAATCTGAAGATGAAAAGAAAAAGAATTTAGCACTTTTGTTTGACTTAGAGAAAATGAAAACGTCTCAGGAAGCTACTTTTCAAAAATTAAAACAAAAACAACTGCCTTCGGGTGCTTTTTCATGGTTTGGAGGAAATTACGAAAATGAATACATCACGAGACATATTTTAGCTGGTCTCGGACATTTGGAAAAACTTCAAAAAAACAACAATACATCTCAATTAGAGCAGATTACAGCTACTGCAATTCCGTTTATAGATTCTAAATTTTTAGAGTACTATAAAAGCACCACCAAAAACCTAAAAAAGAGCGATAAATTAATTTGGCTCAATCCCTATTCTGACCTGCATTATCTTTATACCAGAAGTTTTTATTTAGAGAAATATCCTTTATCTGATACTTTGAAAAAAGCAGCAAAACTATATTTGGAAACAGCTAAAAAAAGCTGGTTAAACTATTCTCTTTACGAGAAAGGACTTGCTGCCTTGACACTAAATCGTTTTGGAGAAAAAGCAACAGCCAAAACAATTTTGGAAAGTCTAAAAGAAACGGCATCAAACAACGAAGACTGGGGAATGTACTGGATTGCCAACAAATCAGGATGGTATTGGTATCAGGCTCCGATAGAAACTCAGGCTTTATTGATTGAGGCTTTCGCTGAAATAAATAACGACACCAAATCGGTTGATGCGATGAAAGTCTGGTTATTGAAAAACAAACAAACTAAAAACTGGCCCACAACAAAATCTACAACCGAAGCCATTTATGCTTTATTAATGCAAGGTACCGACTGGCTTTCTGTAAAAGACAATACGGTTATCAAATTGGGAGATGAAAAAATCATGACCAAAAAATTAGCCGAAAATGAAAAAGAAGCAGAAACAGGCTACATCAAACTAAACTGGAAAGCAGATGAAGTAAAGAAAGAAATGGCTTCCATCAAAATTCAAAACAAATCAAAAGTTCCTGGTTTTGGAGGTGTTTATTGGCAATACTTTGAAGATTTGGACAAAATTAAAAACAATTCCGGTGCAGTTTTATCTGTTTCGAAAGAATTATATCTAAAGAAAAGCACTCTCAAAGGAAATCAATTAGAAAAAATCATAACAAAAAACCCATTAAAAATTGGAGATTTGGTTACGGTTCGACTTATCATTACCTCAAAAGAAGATACCGAATATGTTCATTTAAAAGATATGCGTGCCTCTTGTTTTGAACCTGTCAACGTTCTTTCTGAATACCAATATAAAAATGGATTAGGTTATTACATGAGTACAAAAGATGCGGCTACACATTTATTCTTTGACCAAATTAAAAAAGGAACTTATGTTTTAGAATATGATATAAGAGTAAATAACAGTGGTGAATTCTCTAACGGAATTACCACAATCCAAAGTATGTATGCACCAGAATTTGCGAGCCATACAAAAGGGATTCGAGTGAAAGTTCAATAAAAAAAATCCGCCACGAATTCACGAATTTTATTTAATTAATTCGTGAATTCGTGGCGGAAAAAATTGTAGAAATTGAGATTATTTAGCAATCGTCAATTCGTCGATAATGTTTTTCGCTCCTGCGTATTTGTCAATAATCCAAAGAACGTAACGAATATCTACGTTGATAGTTCTTTGTAAATTAGAATCAAAAATAACGTCTCCAGCCATAGCTTCGATGTTTCCATCAAAAGCAATACCGATTAATTCTCCTTTTCCGTTCAAAACCGGTGATCCTGAATTTCCTCCAGTAATATCGTTATCAGTTAAGAAGTTTACTGGCATGTAACCTGCTTTATCAGCATATTGTCCGAAATCTTTTTTCTTATTCAATTCTAATAAACGAGCTGGCAAGTCAAATTCCTGATCTCCTGCTTTGTATTTTTTAACCATACTTTCCATTGTAGTATAGTTGTTGATTTTTGCATCATTACGAGGATCAGCAGGTAAAGCTCGAACTTTTCCGTAAGTCAATCTCAAAGTAGAGTTTGCATCTGGATATTTAATCGCGTTTAATTTAGATTCTCTTAAACCTTCAACCAATTTACGGAAAGCCGTTGCAAAACCATCATCGGCTTTTGCCTGATCGTCTGATTTAGAACGGTATTTAGTCAATAAATCATTAGAAATAATATACAATGGATCGTGTGTAAGGGCTACTGGTTTCGGATCTGCTAAAAATCCTAATATTTTTTCTTTAGATGTAAAATAACTTTGTTCCGTTGCTTTTGCTACATCAGCAGTGAAATCGCCATTGTTAGCCGTTTTCATTTTTGCAATTTCTGGAGCAAGTCCATATTCAGCAGCTTTAGCAGCGTATAAATTCAACTGTGCAGTTAAAATATCCTTTTCTAAAGGAGCATAAAATTCGCCATAAACACTTTCAATCAATGCATTGATTTTAGGAAGCATTTCTGCTTTTTTTGCATCATTTTCTTTGTAGTAAGCAATTAATGCATTTCCTAAATTAGCTGGCGCAGTTGCATAAGCAGAAGTACGTAAAAGCTGTGTCAAGTAATTATCGTGACGCGCTTTTAGGTTTGTTTCTCTGTAATAATCATTGATTGTTGGAATTACATTCTCGTACTTTTCTTTATTTGCAGGTTTGCTTGCCCACTCATAAAATTTATCTTCTTGTTCTGCTTTAGTATCAACCGTTCCAGCTTTTGTTAAAGCATCGATCATACCTTGACGGTTTTTCCAGTAGTTTGCTGTA
This portion of the Flavobacterium panacagri genome encodes:
- a CDS encoding S46 family peptidase, with product MKKVILFLTMCLMTFPMRADEGMWFLMFIERLNHRDMEKMGLQLTAEEIYSINNHSLKDAIVQFNGGCTAEIVSNTGLVLTNHHCGYSAIAELSSAERNYLKDGFWAKDRSQEMKPKSLFVRFFVRMDDVSKRILSKVNDQMTETERNKVIQQEINLIEKENSENGKYTVSVRPFFQGNEYYYFVYQDYTDVRLVGTPPESVGKFGGDTDNWEWPRQTGDFSMFRVYADKDGNPAAYSKDNVPLKPKHYLPVSIKGVKENDFAMILGYPGRTNRWMPAGGIEQNIKYAYPAWVEGAKTGMDVMKKYMDKDATVRLQYASKYASTANYWKNRQGMIDALTKAGTVDTKAEQEDKFYEWASKPANKEKYENVIPTINDYYRETNLKARHDNYLTQLLRTSAYATAPANLGNALIAYYKENDAKKAEMLPKINALIESVYGEFYAPLEKDILTAQLNLYAAKAAEYGLAPEIAKMKTANNGDFTADVAKATEQSYFTSKEKILGFLADPKPVALTHDPLYIISNDLLTKYRSKSDDQAKADDGFATAFRKLVEGLRESKLNAIKYPDANSTLRLTYGKVRALPADPRNDAKINNYTTMESMVKKYKAGDQEFDLPARLLELNKKKDFGQYADKAGYMPVNFLTDNDITGGNSGSPVLNGKGELIGIAFDGNIEAMAGDVIFDSNLQRTINVDIRYVLWIIDKYAGAKNIIDELTIAK
- a CDS encoding alpha-2-macroglobulin family protein — translated: MKKILLLFLLVSTTVFAQQFDKEWKKVMALENVGRIRSANRIVDRIYKKAVTQKDEVQMIKCFFHTSKYLYNLDENAKTKTLANLKRDINRVSVPSKALLNLVYAKFLIHYRDYGDPEIMVDSAASVVDYETTSVDTTASALDTSAEDSDSSETDFYSEEEITELYKKTLENASILKSTPLSNYETLFYFHKNSKFKKQSLFDYLLEENIAYFSSKIERWEISENEFVPYTESFFGNSEAFIQLNLDFITETNLKNTLFLYQQKEIIDPSLENQFERVKFCQETFLNLDDRFETYLALIEKKAEEKPLIQKIKLEQVSILVKKASKTTYPENNIKALNLIDEIVKINENSYPASDALEKKAQILSKSLSLELEEYIYPNKNTRALIYYQNVERFKISFFKISLSELKEFKKGERQDSLSKLITAKRPPVVSQNYDLLNKKDYFDYTTEVLLPKLTLGNYLIYVESDSDSKEEKAYASDIISVSNLMALASEQKNIESYQVLDRKTGKPIENAVVKFKNTTTETNAKGIATFTKISNDDDDLFVELSKDGDSLMVERNYYVQHVSEYNPDNRTDGKIEFYLDRAIYRPGQTVFYKGIAFQKNKNKSSIVPNARFEVSVYDVNNQVIKKMEVTANEFGSFSGEFALPKNGLTGNFSISAQKVHISSNEESKLLPWYKVDFYNQRTSFRVEEYKRPKFEVTFEPKKESFKLNQAVKIKGNAKAFAGNSISDAIVKYNVTRYTSYYRNYYGREEKETLAVGETKTDASGKFSIDFTALPSKNNRKEELPVFNYQIEATVTDLNGETHTTQTIVKVGYHDLILNASIPSIIETKDKNEITLSSTNLNGEFLTAKGEVKLYLVSTFPSKFKRRIFQQPDIKGISDEDFEKLFPYEINKNEDENKIAEVLVFSKKVDTQKDKKIVLDFISNYKSGTYKMVFSAKDSFNNPIENSSIFQIKQSAEKFYAGSLLTVKKVNDDPRKDGFVLVKVTSPIPDLYIIVSGNYQSGVFFEDIFHLENNETVIKIPLKDEFENQIKLGFESVFENYSYTQMLDVALKEPEAKLEWTVESFRSKIEPGSPQNWSFKLNGVNTKIEAEVLASMYDSSLDQFSIKNWQNLNIYRNTYNSINFKTDLGLAKTHMEVNNLNEYVGATYFEDEETQLNWFGFNFNYSHFGDLGMTIVDIKDGKVGAVTIKGDPDAVLTVDEPVGAGPVNAMVIEGGDVVQRSPIKVSQVKFVKPVVAHASETTENPEYYYQTDKIKFIPGKKIVSGLTSMAVNTSTLYIIDGEILSESDFNKINPEDVLSIDFLTADKAKALYGSKSANGVIIITTKKAMELLTQVKTRKNLSETAFFFPHLKTDSTGNVSFNFTSPEALTAWKLRLMAHNKEAVSGYLEKNIVTQKELMVSPNFPRFFREKDAITISAKISNLTAEAKTGIASLQFFDAATMEPIDAKILNLKNIKNFTIPSYGNTTANWTIIIPEGLQGIQYKIVAKAGNFSDGEENIIPVLTNNMLVTESIPIWVRENSTKEYKFENLKNNNSTTLKNHQFTLEYTSNPTWLAIQSIPYLMEYEHECAEQTFARYYANALATEIISSNPKIANVFETWRKKGTPNSKLEENEELKSLILAETPWLNDAQSEDEKKKNLALLFDLEKMKTSQEATFQKLKQKQLPSGAFSWFGGNYENEYITRHILAGLGHLEKLQKNNNTSQLEQITATAIPFIDSKFLEYYKSTTKNLKKSDKLIWLNPYSDLHYLYTRSFYLEKYPLSDTLKKAAKLYLETAKKSWLNYSLYEKGLAALTLNRFGEKATAKTILESLKETASNNEDWGMYWIANKSGWYWYQAPIETQALLIEAFAEINNDTKSVDAMKVWLLKNKQTKNWPTTKSTTEAIYALLMQGTDWLSVKDNTVIKLGDEKIMTKKLAENEKEAETGYIKLNWKADEVKKEMASIKIQNKSKVPGFGGVYWQYFEDLDKIKNNSGAVLSVSKELYLKKSTLKGNQLEKIITKNPLKIGDLVTVRLIITSKEDTEYVHLKDMRASCFEPVNVLSEYQYKNGLGYYMSTKDAATHLFFDQIKKGTYVLEYDIRVNNSGEFSNGITTIQSMYAPEFASHTKGIRVKVQ